Part of the Gammaproteobacteria bacterium genome is shown below.
TGCCTTTGAACAGTCCCTCGATGGCAAGCGCAGCGGACAGCTGTGTGCCGTTCAGCAGGGCAAGCCCCTCCTTGGCAGCAAGTTCCACCGAGTGACAGCCTGCTGCCTCGAGCACGGCTTCACCCTCGAGGAAGTTGTGTTCCGAAGTGATCGCTTCGCCTTCGCCAATCAGGGCCAGCGCCAGGTGTGCCAGCGGCGCGAGGTCGCCGGAGGCGCCGACGGAACCGCGTTCCGGGATGATGGGCAATACGTCGGCATTCAGGAGAGCCAGCAGCACATCGACCACTTCCGGCCGTATGCCGGAATGACCGACAGCCAGGGAATTGGCTTTCAGCAACATGAGACGCCGGGTCACTTCGGCCGGCAGGGCATCGCCGACGCCGCAGGCATGCGAACGCACCAGGTTGTACTGCAGCTCGATTACCTTGTCGGCGGAAATGCGTTGCTTGGCAAACGCGCCAAAGCCGGTATTGATGCCATAGCTGGCCTGGTCGGCATTGATGACCTTCTCGACCTCGGCCTGGTTGGCGGCCATCCTGGCTCGAGCCGTGTCACTCAATGCAACAGGGCACGGATTCTTCTCCCATTCCCGCAGGGCATCCATGGTCAGTGACTGGCCGTCGATCGTGAGGGTGTTGCTCATTGCTCTTGTCCTTCGATGTAGATCCGCGTCGGCGTCAGGCCGCCAAGCTGGTAGAGAAGAAATTCAGGTTGCCCGATATTCCACAGGGTCAGGTCCGCGCGCATGCCGATGTCCAGGCTGCCTATGTCGTCGCGTCCCAGTGCCCGGGCAGCGTTCCGGGTCACACCCAGCAGTGCTTCCTCGACCGTCAACCCGAACAGTATCGCGCTCATGTGCATGGCCGTCAGCAGGCTGGCAACCGGCGAGGAGCCGGGATTCAGGTCGGTGGCGACGGCGAAAGGCACACCCGCCTCGCGAAATCCCTCGATCGGCGGCTTGCGGGTTTCCTTCAGGAAATAGAAAGCACCCGGCAGCAGCACGGCGACACTGCCCGCCGCCGCCATGGCCTTGATGTCTGCCAGGTCCGTGTATTCGAGGTGTTCGCAGGACAGCGCCTTGTAACTGGCTGCTGCCGCGGTGCCACCCATGTTCGAAAGCTGGTCGGTATGGGCTTTGAGCTTGAATCCGAGCTTCTGTGCAGCATCGAACAGGCGCTCGAGGTCCGCGCGGTCGAAGGCGATGTTCTCGACAAAGATGTCGACCGCTTCGGCCAGCTGGCGTTCGGCGACAAGCGGGAGCATGTCGTTGATGACTTCGTCCAGGTAATCCTGCTTGTTCCTGTCCTTCGGTATGGCATGCGCGCCCAGGAAGGTGCTGACCAGCAGCTGCGGCGTCTTGCCGCGCAGCAATTCGACGGCTTCCAGCATCTTGAGCTCATGCTCTGTCGCCAGGCCGTATCCCGACTTGATCTCGATCGTGGTCACGCCCTCGCGAAGCAGGGCATCGAGCCGGGGC
Proteins encoded:
- the hutI gene encoding imidazolonepropionase produces the protein MYDLIIHNARVHGMTEGSGIAQTATSLAIKDGRIAALDVAASSDSAEHVDARDAVILPGFIDCHTHAVFAGNRMHEHSLKLGGASYEEIARAGGGIASTVAAVQAADAKTLAAESLPRLDALLREGVTTIEIKSGYGLATEHELKMLEAVELLRGKTPQLLVSTFLGAHAIPKDRNKQDYLDEVINDMLPLVAERQLAEAVDIFVENIAFDRADLERLFDAAQKLGFKLKAHTDQLSNMGGTAAAASYKALSCEHLEYTDLADIKAMAAAGSVAVLLPGAFYFLKETRKPPIEGFREAGVPFAVATDLNPGSSPVASLLTAMHMSAILFGLTVEEALLGVTRNAARALGRDDIGSLDIGMRADLTLWNIGQPEFLLYQLGGLTPTRIYIEGQEQ